From Erwinia sp. HDF1-3R, one genomic window encodes:
- a CDS encoding contact-dependent growth inhibition system immunity protein: protein MHMSRAPLAPNLDLCLVGTLNQDFDYITGADTMDGAIDVVVDEASPEERRDLRKEITDFLQLSDEEIEAEFAERWKDISPDYAKSFLMYFLESINRYGDH from the coding sequence ATGCATATGAGCCGTGCCCCTCTTGCCCCAAATTTGGATCTATGTCTTGTAGGTACACTCAACCAGGACTTCGACTACATAACTGGCGCGGATACGATGGACGGTGCCATTGATGTAGTCGTTGACGAAGCTTCGCCAGAAGAACGAAGAGATTTGCGCAAAGAGATTACTGACTTTCTACAGCTTTCAGATGAAGAGATAGAAGCAGAATTTGCTGAGCGCTGGAAAGATATCTCACCGGATTACGCTAAGAGTTTCCTGATGTATTTCCTTGAAAGCATCAATAGGTATGGTGACCATTGA